A window of Paraburkholderia megapolitana genomic DNA:
TCAGCACGAGGATGCGGTAATCAGCAGGATTCGCGCCGACATGGCGGAACATCGCCTGATCGGCGGCCTGCTGTTTACGGCTCGACACCACGATATCGATACCTTGCGGGCCGCCGCAACGCACACGCACCATTGGCCCGAGGTCCATCTGGCAGCCCAGGTAGAACGGCCCGGTGCCGATAAAACGACCGTTGCCGAGCCCCAGCACCTCGAACGGTCCTTGTAGCGGCGGCGCACCGCCTTCCGCGCTTGAACTACTGCTCGAACCGCCTAACGACACATCGATAACCGCTCCGATACCCGCCCGCGTCGCCGCCTCGGCGAACACTGCATCGCACACTACACCGGCGCACACGTGCTGCGCGTTTTGCCGTAGTAATTCGTGCAGCAGATCGGTGGTATTGCCCGCACCGCCGCCGCCTGGATTGTCGTGCGTGTCGGCGAGGATCACACGTCCCGTATCAACCCGCCGCGTGTGCGTGAGCGCATGTTCGACGGCTACGGCAGGCGCATGCAGACACCCGCCGAACGCCGCCTGACTCGCAAGCACCGCTTCGGTCAGTTGCTCAACCGCAATATCGAGCGCAACCGGATCGCTGCCATACGCAATCACGCTCGGACCGCTGTAGTAGATATCGGCGAGCGGGAAACCTGGCACGAAATCGATCGTCGCAACGCGCTCCGACTCGAGCGATTCGCTGAGCGCGACCAGGCCGCACATCGGTTCACTCAACGTGCTTTGCCATGGCATCGGAATCAGAAACGGCAACTGACGATAGCGCTTCCCGAGCACGTCACCCTGAAGCAGCCGGTCGAGCAGCACGCATGCGCGTCGCCCGGTCCGCGCCATGTCGACATGCGGATAGGTGCGATACGCGACGAAGCCACTCGCGTGCTCGATCATCGTCGGCGTGATGTTCGCGTGAAAGTCGAGTGCGGCGACAATCGGCATTGCGTCGCCGACACGTTCGCGCAAGCGCCGCAGCAGTTCGCCCTCGCCGTCCTGCAGATGCTCGGTCACCATCGCACCATGCAGATCGAGAAACAAAGCATCGAGCGGTCCGGCATCGCGGATCATCCGGTCGAGCATGAAGGCGATCGCTTCGAACGCGTCGTCGGTGACAACGCCGCATGGGTTCGCGGAAGCCCACAGCAACGGGACCAGTTGATGTGCATCCCGCGCTGCCTCGATGAAACCATCGATCGCCAGGTTCACGCCCGCCACCGCGTCGAACATCTCGGCGCCGACCAGCAATCCTGGCCACGCGTCGGCTTCGACGAACGTGCTAAAGCGCGCGCGGCTCGACGCGAAGGTATTCGTCTCGTGCAAGAAGCCCGCGATCCCGATCCTTGCCACACGATCTCCCGATAAGCGCTAGCGATATCACAACGACCCGTTCACCGCCGCGACGAAAATCTCGCTGTACTCGTCGGCGGTGAACTGGATCGGATTGGTGCCGGACGAGCCGTCGGCTACCGCCATTGCACCGACCTTCGCTGCCTGGCCGGCGTCGATGCCGATTTCCTGCAACGTGTGCGGAATCTCGAGCGTGTCGCGCATCGACAGTACCCAGTCGAGAAACGTGCCGAACGACGGCGAAGCAAGTTCGAGGTAGCGTGCAAGCAATTCGATGCGTTCGGCGATGACGGACTCGTTGGCCTTGAGCACGTAAGGCATCAGGATCGCGTTCAGCAGGCCGTGATGCGCGTCGTACAGCGCACCGAGCGGATGCGCGAGCGCATGCATGCCGCCGAGCCCGCGTTGAAACGCCGTAGCGCCCATGCTGGAGGCAACCAGCATCTGCAGACGCGCGTCGAGATCGCGACCGTCCCTGACCGCGCGCGGCAGGAACTGCTTGATGAGCCGGATGCCTTCGACGGCGATCCCTGCCGCCATCGGGTGATAGAACGGCGAGCAATATGCTTCGAGGTTGTGCGACAGCGCATCCATGCCGGTCGCGGCTGTTAGCTTCGCCGGCAGACCGACGGTCAACTCAGGGTCGAGAATGACGATCGCCGGCAACATGCGCGCGTGAAAGATGATGCGCTTCACGTGCGCGCTGTCGTCGGTGATCACCGAGGCGCGGCCGACCTCCGAGCCGGTCCCGGCCGTCGTCGGCACCGCGACGACCGGGGCCATGCCAGCCACGTTCACGCGCAGATAGTTGTCGCCGACGTCCTCGAAGTCCCATAGCGGACGATCCTGACCGACCATCAGCGCGACGGCCTTGGCCGCATCCAGTGCGGAGCCGCCACCGAAGGCGATCACGCCGTCGTGGCCACCGGCCTTATAGGCCGCCACGCCGTCTTCGACATTCTTGCCGGTCGGATTGCCCTTGATCTGGTGAAACAGCCCGCTTTCGAGGCCATCGGCGCGGCACTGTTGCAGCACATCGTTGATGAGCGGCAGCGATGCGAGCCCCGGATCGGTGATCAGCAGCGGCTTGCGCATGCCGAGGCTCTTGCACCATTGCGACAGTTCGCGGACACGGCCCGCGCCGACCTTGACCGCGGTCGGGTAATTCCAGTTTGCTGACGGAAGTGACATGGGGATTCCTTCGATGGCGCTCAGAGTGGCGCTTTAAATACGTGTTTTCAGATGAAACGACTTCGGCCGCGTCAGATGTTCGTAGCCGATCGCCGACAGTGTCGCGCCGCGCCCGGTCTGCTTCACACCGGTCCACGCCAGCGCCGGGTCGAGATAGTCGCAACGGTTCATAAAGAAGGTGCCGGTTTCCACACGGCGACCGATCGACAGCGCCGCGTCTTCATCGGTGGTGAAAACGGCGGCGGTCAAACCGTAAGGGCTATCGTTCATCAGTTCGATCGCGTGCTCGTCGCCCGATACCGGCATGATGCCGACCACCGGCCCGAAGCATTCGTCGTTCATCAGTTTCATGCCGTGATTCACATCGACGAACACGCCCGGCGCCACATACGGCGTCCCGGCTCGCGACAAGCCGAACTGCGCTTCATCGATCAGATTGCGTGCGCCTTTCGCCAGCGCTTCGCCGACAATCGTACGGACCTCGTCGGCTGCGGCTGTGCGTACAACCGGACCGAGCGTGGTGTCCGCATCGAGCGGATTGCCGAGCACGTACTGCTTCGTCAGCGCAACCGCGCGCTCGACGAAATCGTCGTACAGCGCCTGCGCTACGTAGATGCGTTGAATGCCGCAGCACGACTGCCCCGAGTTGAAGAACGCGCCGTCCACCAGCGTCTCCACTGCGTGATCGAGCTGCGCGTCGGCGCGCACGTAGGCCGGATCGTTGCCACCCAGCTCCAGCCCGACGCCGATAAAGCGCCCCGCCGATGCTTCCTCGACCGAGCGGCCGCCACGCACCGAACCGGTAAAGGCGACGAAGCCGATCTCGTCCGCGCGAATCAGCCGTTGTACGCGCTCATGATCGAGATGCAGATACTGGAACACTCCTTCGGGCACACCGGCCGCGACGAACGCCTGATAGATCAGTTCGGCGCATAGCGGTGTCTGATCCGAGTGCTTGAGGATCACCGTATTACCCGCCAGCAGCGCCGGCACGATGCTGTTCACCGCTGTCAGCAGCGGGTAGTTCCATGGTGCGATCGTCAGCACCACGCCGACCGGGTCGCGCGCAATAAAGCGCGTAAAACCATCTTGCGGCGCGACCTGCACTGGCTTCAGCGATTCTTCGGCAATCGCGATCATGTGCCGCGCACGCGCCGCGAAACCTTCCACTTCACCGGGCGTATAGCGCAGCGGTCGTCCCATCTGCCGCGTGATCGCCTCGGCAATCGCGGCCTTGTTCGCGACGAAGTGCTCGACCGCGCTGCCAATCACCGCCATCCGTTCCTTCAACGGTACGTCGCGCCACGCCTTCTGTGCGGACTGGGCGCGCTGCAGTGTCTGCGCGATCTGCGACTCGCTCGCATACGGACGACGCACGTATTCGCTGCCGTCGATCGGACTAAGGGTTATCAGTTCCTGTTTCATGAGTAGAGTCGCTTCAGATGATTTCGAAGTAGCGGGCCAGTTCCCAATCGGTCACGTGCCTACGGAATTGACGATCTTCCCATTCGCGGGTGGCCGCGAAATGTTCGACGAACGCTGCGCCGAACAAAGTCTGCGCCGCCTGCGACTGACGCAGCCGCTGCGCCGATTCCCACAGCGTGCACGGCAGCTTCAGATGATCGGGAAAAGTTTGTGTATACGCGTTGCCCGTGACGATCGTGTCGGGCTCGAGCGCCTGCTCGATGCCGTACAGGCCGGCACCCAGTGCGGCGGCCAGCGCGATGTAGGGATTGGCATCGGCGGAACCGATGCGCACCTCGATGCGCTGCGATTTCTCCGAGCCCGGGATCAACCGCAACGCGGTGGTCCGGTTCTCGACGCCCCAGGTTGCATCGAGCGGCGCCCAGTAGCCGGGCACGAGCCGTGAATAACTGTTCACCGTCTGCGCGTACATCGCCATGAATTCGGGCAGATAGCGCTGCACGCCCGCCATGAATGCGCCCTGCCGCACGCTCATGTTGTGGGGGCGGCTAGCGTCGTGGAACACCGACTCGCCGGTGCGCGCATCGCGCAGCGACAAATGGATATGACCGCTTTGCCCCGGGTATTCGTGCGACCACTTCGCCATGAAGGTCGCCATCAGTTGATTCTTCTGTGCAAGGGCCTTCGTGAAAGTCTTGAACAGCATCGCCTTGTCGGCAGCATCGGCGGCGTTATCGACGGCGATTGCGGCTTCGAGAACGCCCGGGCCAGTTTCGGTGTGCAGCCCTTCGATCGCCATGTCCATCTGCTCGCACATATCGAGCAACTGCCTGTAGAAATCGCCTTCGACCGTGCTGCGCAACACCGAGTAACCGAAGTTGCCCGGCGTCCAGGTCTTCAGGTTGCGGTAGTTCTTCTCGCGGATCGAGTGCGGTGTTTCCTCGAACATGAAGAATTCGTATTCGAGCGCGGCGAACGCGTCGAAGCCCATGTCCGCGGCACGCTTGAGCACGCGATGCAACAGCCTGCGCGGACACACCGGTTCGGCGTCGCCGGTGAATTCGGCGAGGAAGAACAGCATGTCTTCGCCGTCGCCCGGCTCGAGCGGCAGACGCCGGCAACTCTCGGGCACGATGCGCACCATCGCGTCCGGATAAGCCGTATGCCATCCGGTGTAGCGCGTGTTGTCGTACATCTGGTCGTCCAGATCCCAGCCCAGCACGACGTTGCAGAAGCCGAAGCCGGCCTTCAACGCGCCGAGGAACTTGTCCTTGCGCAGATACTTGCCACGCAGGACTCCGTCGATATCCGACATGCCGACCTTGATATGCGTCAGACGGCTCGCCTCCACCAGGCGCATGGCGTCCTCCGCCGTTTTGATCGCCCGTTCGGGCCTCGCGTGCTCATTGGCGTGCTGATTCATGAACAGTCTCCGGATAGTGTCTTTCTTGTCGAATGTGGGTGCTGCATGGCCGGCGAGCGCTCATCGTAGAAACGGGCCATATCCGCTTCAACAACAATCAGTATCGGTTATGGAGAGGATCGCATTGCGTAATACTCGTAGTCCGCCGCCGCTTTGAGCCCCCGCCGAACCCCGTATCCCCTGGCCGAACGACCGCGCGCCGCGCCCATTCAGGGAAAATATCGGCTCGTCCCGCAGCGGCCGCAACCCTCGCGACAATACGCTTTCCACCCTACAGGAGGGAGACATGGCAAACAGCCAGATTGAGCAAAAACGCATCCCCTTCGCCTTTCTGGCGGTCGGCATCATGTTTTCGGTGATCGGTGTGGGGCTGCTGGGCGCCGCGATTTCGATCTTCCGGCATCAATACAGGCCGTCGACTCCGCTCATGATCCTGGTGGGGTTCAGCTGGGCACTGTTCGCGATGGTGATCTCGATGCTGCTGGCGCTGCCCGGCGCGAAGGCGAGCGGTCGGACGCGGCGGCGCACGGGCACCGTATCCACCGCCGATCCTTATCCTCTACCCGGTCAGACGCTGCCCGGTGTGACGGGACCCGGTGTCGAGATCGAGAGCGAAGCGACGCTCACGGCACGCAGCCCGCTGCCCGCGCTCTGGCTCGGCGTCGCGTCGATCGGGCTGGCCGCAGTGTCGGTACTGTTTTACGTCGACGGTCGGGCAACGGGTCTCGGCACCCTGATCGGCCTGACCCTCGCGTTTTTCATCATGAGCTGGGCCACGAAAGCATGGCCCCGCGCCCGTTCCGAAACGCAGGAATGAGCAGGGTAAGCGTCTCGTCATGCACCTGGCTGTCGTGGTCCCCTTCATTTGCCTGACGCTGGGCCACGACCGGTAGAGCGGTTTACCTGGCTCATAACGGCCCACTACCCGGGATACCTTCTCTCGACACCTTCGCCCCGGCCCGTGCCCGAACACTGTGCGACAGGCACCGTCGCGGCGCATGCGGAAGACTCGCACAAGGTGCAATATAAATTCGTAAAATCGTTATATCTTTGATAATACATCGAGATAAATTTATGCAAATTCAATTGAATAAAAAACCATAATTCGCCAAAAACCTCCCATTCACCCTGAAAATGATTCGATCGGTAAATTCAAACGCCCGCCGTCCCCTCGAAGCCCTCGCCGACAGCCGCTCGCCTGTCGGCGACGAACAGAAGACCGCCCACTGCAAGCGCCGCCCGCGGTGTGCCCGCTCATCTGCACGCGTCGAGAAACGGCGGTCGCCCGAATGCGCCCGGCGCCGTTCCGACAAACATGTCATCGCGCGCATATGAGTTGCCCGGCTTAGCATATTAGCTATAGCCGGTGCGGTTCTCCGCAGTTTGCCCAGTTCACCCGCCGGCCACCCACACGCCGCAACAGCCCACTCACGATCACGTTACATGGACATGAACGCCACTCAGGCCAGGCAAAAACTGTGGCGTAAACACAGCGCCTGCGCACAACGAATGCACCTTCCTGTCGCGGCCAGGCGCCCTGCATTAGTGCTGGACATGGGCCATCGAGTCACTTTGATTAAATTTATGCATCTTGTTTAATTTCCCAACGAATACCCATGTCTGGATGGATTTTATTTACTTTTATCTTGCGTTTACCCATTTCGCCAGACTATATTCACACCAACAGCATTGCACTGCACAATGCAACTGATTAGTTCAGCTTTTAAATGCGGTGCGCATTGCTTTCCCCGATGTCGCCGCTCGAGGTCGCGCGTCCTGGCGTGACGGTGAATCGTTTTGTCTTCCGGAATGTGGAGATGGACATGCCTGTCGAAAAAGTAGCCGTTCGCCTCGCGAATTCTTTCCACGTGCACGTCGAGCGGCATATCTTCCATGCCGATCGCGACAGCGTGATCCTGATCAACGGTGCACTGGCGACAACTGCGTCGTTCGGGCAGACCATCAAGTACATGAGCGCGCATCACAACGTCCTGTGCTTCGACCTGCCGTATGCCGGTCAGTCCCGGCAACATAACAAGCGTTCGTTTCTGCTCAGCAAGGATGACGAGGTCGACATCCTGCTCGAGCTGATTCACCGCTACAAGCCAGGCTATCTCTGTTCGGTCTCGTGGGGCGGGCTGGCGGCGCTGCTGGCACTTTCGCGCGGCGCGAGCAGCATTCGCCGCGCGGCGATCTGTTCGTTTTCGCCGTACCTGAACGACGCGATGGTCCGCTACATCACCACCGCGCGCGACCTGCTGTCGCGCGGTGAAAACAAGGCGGCCGCGCATCTGCTCAACGATACGGTCGGGCGTAATCTGCCGCGTATCGTGAAGCTGCTCAACTACCGCTATCTGACCAGTCTGCCGAAGGAAGAACAGGATCAGGTCGCGTTCCACGTCGACCAGATTCTCGCGTTGCAGCCGGACGTCTATCTGCCGCAGATGTCGAACATCCGCTGCCAGGTGAAGTTCATCAACGGCATGCTCGACGAACATACGACCGCCCGCGATATCCGGCAGATCTCAACCTACGTCAAAGGTGCGCAATTCGCTGCGATCCCCGACGCAGGTCACTTCCTCGACCTGGAAGGCCGCTCACAGGCCGCAGCCGTGCGCGACGAGATTCTCGGCTTTTACGGCGAGCCGGTTCAGACCGCAGCTCCGGTCCTCGTTGCCGCCGCAGCGCAAGAGCAAACGTTTGCGCCACTCGAACTGAACACCTCGTACGGAGCGTGAGCGTGGCTTTCGCGCGCTCTGCAATCAGCGCGATCGCACAGCCGGCCCCGGTCGCGTACCGCACTCGCGTGCCGTTGCCGGGAACTTCGCAGACCGTCCGGGCGCGCATGCCGGACCTGTACTGAGCGCACTCATGGCACAGATCGTTATTACGGCCATCGGCTCCGCCGGCGACGTTCATCCGTTCCTCGCGATCGGCCGCACGCTCATGCAGCGCGGGCACCGGGTCGTCTTCTGCACGCACCCGCCGTTCGCCCCGCTCGTCGAGGCAGAGGGTTTCGCGTTCGTGCCGATCGGCACCGCGCGGGAATACGAAGAAGCGCTCGCGAATCCGGCGCTGTGGAATCCGCGCACGTCGTTTCGCGTGCTCTGGAAAGTCATCGCGCCGTCCATCCGTCCGCATGTCGACGCGCTCTCGTCACTGCTCACCGACGATACCGTGATGCTCGGCTCGCTCTGGGCCTTCGCCGCACGCATCGTTCAGGAGGTGCACGGCACGCCGTATGTGTCCGTGCAGGTATCGCCTTCAACGTTGCTGTCCGGGCACGCGCCGCCTACGCACAAGCGCTTCACCGTGCCGATGTGGCTGCCGCTGCAGGTGCGGATCGCATCGATGCGGCTGATCGAAAAAGCCGTGCTCGACCCGGCGCTCGGACCGGCACTGAACGGTGTACGCAACGAGATCGGCCTGGCACCGGCACGACGGATACTCGGCAAATGGCTGCATTCGCCGGATGGCGTGCTGTGCCTGTTTCCCGACTGGTTCGCGAAGCCCCAGCCCGACTGGCCTTCAAACCGCTTTCTGTGCGGCTTTCCGTTGCCGGTCGAGTCCACCGCTACGCCGCTCGACGACGATCTCGCCGACTTTCTTTCATCCGGTGCGCCGCCGGTCGTGTTCACTGCCGGCTCGACCTTGATCGACGAAGCCGCCTACTTCGGCGCCGTCGAAGAAACACTGCGCCTGACCGGCGCGCGCGCCATCTTGCTCACGCGCAGCAAGCCGGCGTCGCTCGCGGCCATGCCGGACGTGCGCGTGCGGCCGTTCGTGCCGATGCATACGCTGCTGCCGCGCTGCGCGGCCATCGTTCATCACGGCGGCATCGGTACCGCGGCGCTCGCCTTCGCGAGCGGCATCCCGCAGGTCGTCACGCCGTTTGCCCACGACCAGTTCGATAACGCCGCGCGCATCGAGAAGACCGGTTGCGGCGTGCGGATCGACGGGCCCGCGAACGGCCGCGCGATTGCCACGGCGCTGCGCCACGTGACGCGCGATACCGGCGTTGCCGCCCAGTGCGCAACGGCCCGGCAGCACATCGTTGCCGAGCCGAATGCGTGTGTCGCCGCCGCGCAGTACATCGAGCGTTTCGTGCCGTCCGTGCCCGCTGTGGCGGAGCTGGAATCGTTTGCATGACGGGCGCGTTGCAGGACTCCGTACCGGGCCCGGGTCCAGATTCACTTTCACCCGCCGGCAACGGCGGCGCACCACCTTTGCTGCGTGGCGCGCGGCTCGCGCTATTGACGTTCGCGCTGTCGCTCGCGACCTTCATCGAGATGCTCGACTCGACGGTGACCAACGTCGCGGTGCCGTCGATAGCAGGCAGCCTGGGCGTAGCGAATTCGCAGGCGACCTGGGTGATCAGTTCGTATTCGGTGTCGGCGGCCATCGCGGTGCCGCTCACTGGCTGGCTGTCGGCGCGGGTCGGCGAAGCGCGGCTCTTCATCGTCTCGGTGCTGCTGTTCACCCTGACGTCGATCATGTGCGCGGTTGCGCCGAACCTCGAACTGCTGGTGTTTTTCCGCTCGCTGCAGGGCCTCAGTTCGGGGCCGATGGTACCGCTGTCGCAAACCATTCTGCTGCGCGCGTTCCCGCCGCAAAAGCGGGTGTTCGCGCTCGCCCTGTGGGCGATGACGGTACTGCTCGCCCCGATCCTCGGGCCGGTGTTCGGCGGATGGATCATCGATCGTTTTTCATGGCCATGGATCTTCTTCATCAACCTGCCCATCGGTATCTTCGCGTTCCTCGTGTGCGTGTCGCTGCTGCGACGCGAGCGCGCGCCGGCACGCCGTCCGCGCATCGACGTGCCGGGTATCGTGCTGCTCGTAGTCGGTGTCGGGTCGTTGCAGGCCGTGCTCGATCTGGGTCGCGAATACAGCTGGTTCGATTCGTCGCTGATCGTCACGCTCGCGGTCGTCGCCGCGTTGTCGCTGTCGGCGCTGCTGATCTGGGAATCCGCCGAGTCGCAGCCGGTCATCGACCTCTCGCTGTTTCGCGACCGGACCTTCACGTTCGGCGTCGCGATCACCTCGCTCGGCATGATGGCGTTCTCGGTGATCGGCGTGATCTTTCCGCTCTGGCTGCAAACGGTGATGGGCTACACCGCGATGCAGGCGGGCATGGCGTCGGCGCCGCTCGGCATTCTCGCGTTCGTGTTCTCGCTGCTGATCGGCATCTACCTCAAGAAGCTCGACGCGCGGATGGTCACGACGTTCGGCTTTCTCGTCTTCGCCGCCGTGCTGTGGTGGAACGCGCACTTCACGCTGACGATGTCGTTCTGGCAAATCGTCACGCCGCGGCTGATCCAGGGCATCGGGCTGCCCTGCTTCTTCATTCCGCTGACCGCGGCGATCGTCTCGCGCGTGCCCGATCACAAGCTCGCTGCCGCATCGGGTCTATCGAATTTTTTGCGTACGGTGTCCGCTGCGTTCGGCACCGCGCTGAGCATCACCTGGTGGGACAGTCGCGCCGCGTTTCACTACGGCACGCTGCGCCAGTCGGTCACGCAAGCTTCCGACGGGACCAATCTGTTTGTGCAGTCCGTCCACGATGCGGGCCTCGCTACCGGCCCGCTGCCGGTGATCCGCGAAGTCGTCCAGCAACAGTCCTACATGATGGCGACCAACGACCTCTTCTATATGGCCAGCATCGTCTGTGTCGGGCTCGCCGCGACGATGTGGCTGACCAGACCCGCGCGCGTGTCGGGCGTCAATGCGGGACACTGACCACATGAAGCTCACTCCGATCCCGTACCAGGACACATTGACCGGCAGCCCCATGCAACGGCGCTCCAGTCATACGGATACCCAGGTGGCTACACCATCGCTCGATCATGACGTCGATGCGAGCACGCTCGGCGCACTCGTCGTGCTGTACCGCCCGACCGATCAGCAACTGCTACACGTTGCCGGGCTGCGCGCGCATTGCGCGTCGCTGCTCGCGGTAGACAATTCGCCCGATGCGCGCCCCGAAATTCCCGTGATGCTGAACAGCGTCGGCATCGACTATCTGCACAACGCGAACCACGGCGGCATCGCCGGCGCCTATAACCGCGGGCTTGCGCGACTCTTCGCGCAGGGGGCGACGGCAGTCGCGCTATTCGATCAGGACTCGCGCGCCAGCGACGATTTCTTCGCGATCATGCAGGCATCGTGTGCGCGGCTCGGCACGCAGGCATTTGCGATCGGACCGCAAATCTACGACGAGAACGCCGAGCGCTTTTTGCCGCAGATGTACAGCAATGGCTTTACGGTCCGCACGCTCGACGTGCAGGACGACGGCCCGCTGCAACGCTGTTCGTTTCTGCTGTCGTCGGGGGCGGTGATCTCGCGGCTCGCGTACGAACAGCTCGGCGCGTTCACCGAAGCGCTCTTCATCGATCACGTCGACACCGAGTATTCATTGCGCGCGTTGAAGCGCGGCGTGCCGTTCTATCTCGATCCGAACCTCGTGCTGCGCCACCGGATCGGCGAAAAACGCACGCATCGGTTCGCGTTCTGGCACGTCACGTCGATGAACCATCCCGCGTTTCGCCGCTACTACATGGCGCGCAACGCGATGTATCTATGTCGGCAATACCTGCGCTCGTTTCCGGTCGCCATCGTGCCGAATCTGATTACGCTGTGGCAGGTCGTGCAGGTGACCCTGTTCGAGCAGGACAAGCTGACGAAACTGCTGGGCATCGGTTGCGGCATTGTCGACGGTGTGCGCGGAAGGCTCGGTCCGCTCGATCAGGCGCGACCGCGTCTTGCCGCCCGCTTCGGACGGTCCCGCCGATGAAACTGCGCGCCCCGAACCTACCCGTTGCATGCACGGCGCTCGCATCGATCGTGCTTGCACTCATGCTCACCGCGTGCGTCGACGACGGCACCGCGCGCCATGCGGTCACGATGCGCGCGCCGGCCGCAGACGCACTCGCGAAAACGCTCGGCACCGTGACACCGGCTGCGCAGGCGTGGCCGTCTGCGGACTGGATCGCCGCACTCGGTGACCCGCAACTGGTCGCGCTCGTCAACGAAACGGTTGCGAACAGCCCTGACATCGATGTCGCGAATTCTCGGGTCGCCAGCGCTCAGGCTCAGCTCGAGACGTTCGGCTCGACCTCGGGACTCTCGGCGACGGCGACGGCATCGGCGCTCAAGGCTCGTCTGCCGAAGGTCGACGGCGCCACTAACGTGGATATCGCCGGCAACAGCGTCCCAATCAACCTGTTCACCGACCCGTGGGTTTCACCGGCGAGCGTGACGGGCGTGGCGCACTACGACCTGGACCTGTGGGGCCGCAATCGCGCGGCGACGCGCTCGCTCGTCTCGGCACGCGATGCCTCGCGGGTCGACGCGCAGCAGGCACGTCTGTCGCTGGTCACCTCCGTCGTCACGCTATACGGCCAGCTCGATGCCGACTACGCGCTGCGCGACCTCGTCGCGCAGAAGCAGCAAGACGAACAGCGCCGCGACACGATCATGCAAACGCGCATGAACCGCGGTCTCGACACGGGCTACGACGCGCAGGACGCACATATTCGTCTCATCAAACTCGGTTTGCAGCTACAACAGGCCGAAGACACGATCACGCAAACCCGTCTGCAGATCGGCATACTGACCGGCAACGGTCCGGAACGCGGCCTCGCGCTGGCGCGTCCGAAGCTGGCAACCTCCAGCGAGACAGTGCTGCCGTTGCCCGCGAACCTGCCGCTGCAACTGCTCGGCCGGCGACCCGATATCGTGGCTGCGCGGTTGCGCGTCGATTCGGCAGAAGGCCGGATCGACGCCGCCCGTGCGCAGTTCTATCCGAACATCGACCTGCTTGCCACGGCCGGCCTGTCGACGCTCAATATCGGTTCGCTGTTTTCCAGTTCGTCGGCGCTGTTCGCGATCGGGCCGGCCGTGTCGCTGCCGATCTTCGAACGGCCGCGTCTGCGGGCGCAGCTGCATGGCGAACAGGCGAACGCCGATACGATGATCGCGCTCTACAATCAGGCGTTGAATACGGCACTCGGCGAGGTCGCGCGTTCGATCGCCACGCTGCGCGGCGCCGACGCGCAGATCGCCGAGCAGGAGCAGGTAGTCGCCGCGCGCAACCGCATCGTCTGGATCTCCGACGAGCGGCACAAGCGCGGTCTCCTGCCCGAAGAAACGCTGCTGTCGGCACGCATCTCGCTCGCCGATGACCAGATTCAACTCGTTTCCTTGCGCGCGCAACGGCGTGACGCGAAAATCGCCTTGATCCGCGCACT
This region includes:
- a CDS encoding glycosyltransferase, with translation MAQIVITAIGSAGDVHPFLAIGRTLMQRGHRVVFCTHPPFAPLVEAEGFAFVPIGTAREYEEALANPALWNPRTSFRVLWKVIAPSIRPHVDALSSLLTDDTVMLGSLWAFAARIVQEVHGTPYVSVQVSPSTLLSGHAPPTHKRFTVPMWLPLQVRIASMRLIEKAVLDPALGPALNGVRNEIGLAPARRILGKWLHSPDGVLCLFPDWFAKPQPDWPSNRFLCGFPLPVESTATPLDDDLADFLSSGAPPVVFTAGSTLIDEAAYFGAVEETLRLTGARAILLTRSKPASLAAMPDVRVRPFVPMHTLLPRCAAIVHHGGIGTAALAFASGIPQVVTPFAHDQFDNAARIEKTGCGVRIDGPANGRAIATALRHVTRDTGVAAQCATARQHIVAEPNACVAAAQYIERFVPSVPAVAELESFA
- a CDS encoding DHA2 family efflux MFS transporter permease subunit yields the protein MTGALQDSVPGPGPDSLSPAGNGGAPPLLRGARLALLTFALSLATFIEMLDSTVTNVAVPSIAGSLGVANSQATWVISSYSVSAAIAVPLTGWLSARVGEARLFIVSVLLFTLTSIMCAVAPNLELLVFFRSLQGLSSGPMVPLSQTILLRAFPPQKRVFALALWAMTVLLAPILGPVFGGWIIDRFSWPWIFFINLPIGIFAFLVCVSLLRRERAPARRPRIDVPGIVLLVVGVGSLQAVLDLGREYSWFDSSLIVTLAVVAALSLSALLIWESAESQPVIDLSLFRDRTFTFGVAITSLGMMAFSVIGVIFPLWLQTVMGYTAMQAGMASAPLGILAFVFSLLIGIYLKKLDARMVTTFGFLVFAAVLWWNAHFTLTMSFWQIVTPRLIQGIGLPCFFIPLTAAIVSRVPDHKLAAASGLSNFLRTVSAAFGTALSITWWDSRAAFHYGTLRQSVTQASDGTNLFVQSVHDAGLATGPLPVIREVVQQQSYMMATNDLFYMASIVCVGLAATMWLTRPARVSGVNAGH
- a CDS encoding glycosyltransferase family 2 protein, whose product is MKLTPIPYQDTLTGSPMQRRSSHTDTQVATPSLDHDVDASTLGALVVLYRPTDQQLLHVAGLRAHCASLLAVDNSPDARPEIPVMLNSVGIDYLHNANHGGIAGAYNRGLARLFAQGATAVALFDQDSRASDDFFAIMQASCARLGTQAFAIGPQIYDENAERFLPQMYSNGFTVRTLDVQDDGPLQRCSFLLSSGAVISRLAYEQLGAFTEALFIDHVDTEYSLRALKRGVPFYLDPNLVLRHRIGEKRTHRFAFWHVTSMNHPAFRRYYMARNAMYLCRQYLRSFPVAIVPNLITLWQVVQVTLFEQDKLTKLLGIGCGIVDGVRGRLGPLDQARPRLAARFGRSRR
- a CDS encoding efflux transporter outer membrane subunit, translating into MKLRAPNLPVACTALASIVLALMLTACVDDGTARHAVTMRAPAADALAKTLGTVTPAAQAWPSADWIAALGDPQLVALVNETVANSPDIDVANSRVASAQAQLETFGSTSGLSATATASALKARLPKVDGATNVDIAGNSVPINLFTDPWVSPASVTGVAHYDLDLWGRNRAATRSLVSARDASRVDAQQARLSLVTSVVTLYGQLDADYALRDLVAQKQQDEQRRDTIMQTRMNRGLDTGYDAQDAHIRLIKLGLQLQQAEDTITQTRLQIGILTGNGPERGLALARPKLATSSETVLPLPANLPLQLLGRRPDIVAARLRVDSAEGRIDAARAQFYPNIDLLATAGLSTLNIGSLFSSSSALFAIGPAVSLPIFERPRLRAQLHGEQANADTMIALYNQALNTALGEVARSIATLRGADAQIAEQEQVVAARNRIVWISDERHKRGLLPEETLLSARISLADDQIQLVSLRAQRRDAKIALIRALGGGFDYDIKENHGNA